In a single window of the Drosophila subpulchrella strain 33 F10 #4 breed RU33 chromosome X, RU_Dsub_v1.1 Primary Assembly, whole genome shotgun sequence genome:
- the LOC119556615 gene encoding ribonuclease H2 subunit B: MSKKATRGSKPKPDPDAEGSAKKTTAAALKKVLFVSEELLPKEGDDGRLRLERFFHPGQGKEALFVTHPDGQMMELLEYAEPRRSWLVNSEVCSNGRIYMTTPVDPTLLALHHLRKHCAQRAISLDNIAVDEASTSRLLNEILDPESLKCVSDVKSSGDQRFYKYNQERTLAWLALKTRQVAAMLKEKQIHCGHSAQSQNFVRSEKLASESVTNEMDYTRMACDIVGRYLDADLHGLLTGYLQIPSEIQAIVEEKAAAQKRKSKAGKDEGTDSKKIKLNDSDAAAKLKSSGLVDSDADPNASITSPTPTPLKERSLTAKEKALAKGAKGTKSIASFFKVK; this comes from the exons ATGAGCAAGAAAGCAACACGAGGCAGCAAACCAAAACCAGATCCGGATGCGGAGGGATCTGCAAAAAAGACCACTGCTGCGGCGCTGAAAAAGGTGCTGTTTGTGTCCGAGGAACTGCTGCCCAAGGAAGGGGACGATGGGCGCCTCCGGCTGGAGCGCTTTTTCCATCCCGGTCAGGGGAAGGAGGCTCTGTTCGTCACCCATCCCGATGGCCAGATGATGGAGCTGCTTGAGTACGCAGAGCCGCGTCGCAGTTGGCTGGTGAACAGCGAGGTGTGCTCCAATGGCAGGATCTACATGACCACGCCGGTGGATCCCACGCTCCTTGCCCTCCACCACCTCCGGAAGCATTGTGCGCAAA GAGCAATATCGCTGGACAACATTGCCGTGGATGAGGCCAGCACCAGTCGGTTGCTCAACGAGATCCTCGACCCGGAGAGCCTTAAATGCGTGTCGGATGTGAAGAGCTCCGGCGACCAGAGGTTCTACAAATACAACCAAGAGCGAACGTTGGCCTGGCTAGCCCTGAAGACGCGCCAGGTGGCGGCCATGCTCAAGGAGAAGCAAATCCACTGCGGGCACAGCGCTCAGTCGCAGAATTTTGTGCGGAGCGAGAAGCTGGCGTCGGAAAGTGTCACCAACGAAATGGACTACACACGCATGGCTTGCGACATTGTGGGGCGGTATTTGGATGCGGATCTGCATGGCCTGCTCACCGGCTATCTGCAAATTCCCAGCGAGATTCAGGCGATTGTCGAGGAGAAGGCTGCTGCCCAGAAGCGGAAATCCAAGGCGGGCAAGGACGAGGGCACCGACTCCAAGAAGATCAAGCTTAACGACAGCGATGCCGCCGCCAAGCTAAAGAGCAGCGGTCTGGTGGACAGCGATGCAGATCCCAATGCCAGCATCACATCGCCCACGCCGACTCCGCTGAAGGAGCGCTCGCTGACCGCCAAGGAGAAGGCCCTGGCCAAGGGCGCCAAGGGAACCAAGAGCATTGCCTCGTTCTTCAAAGTAAAGTAG